In Tenebrio molitor chromosome 8, icTenMoli1.1, whole genome shotgun sequence, a genomic segment contains:
- the LOC138136215 gene encoding 26S proteasome non-ATPase regulatory subunit 5 yields MASYGEWCEEQLSKLSNEDTRIPVLQEMKDFLTTIPREEITRTATSLQLPAVFDCLNDSNSEQVDLACDVLALCMTNLNLGESTNKYGVFLERALNHPFPGVKLMALNEIQRNVENEDVLVDLCKRESLLINIIGCLGDNDLGVAKQASEVIKIVGLSSVGIKQLISADILKALHEIMEVNEIVRFRVYELLIEISVQSESNFNLLKSTGLLPQILNELDNIDVLLRLNVLELLSQLGLTKHGYNYLELNDTLKKLAGMLEGDDILTIQLCEPGVLKFFGNMAHWKPMEMLAKYPNLFQRIFNNLDSGDFTIIGVSVETLGHIGLSNDGKITLDSTGCSIENAIKSVSKSLPSVPSETKVRSLNCLENLLQIEEPNNQIMAITKKWYSLIDDNPTDFIWNYAKNPFSELRLGGFGVLKAIAGQVWGQEAIRDTPGMLEFLLDRNVETMKECKEAKYGIVELLANSEVFDHVATKKLDKFIKEGPFYVQAVMEVAIEGND; encoded by the exons atgGCGTCGTACGGTGAATGGTGCGAAGAGCAACTATCAAAACTTTCCAACGAAGACACCCGGATTCCGGTCTTGCAAGAAATGAAAGACTTTCTAACGACAATCCCTCGCGAAGAAATAACAAGAACAGCCACTTCGCTCCAGCTACCCGCGGTTTTCGACTGCTTGAACGACTCAAACAG CGAACAGGTCGATTTAGCTTGCGACGTCCTCGCACTCTGTATGACGAATTTAAATTTGGGCGAAAGCACTAATAAATACGGAGTTTTTTTAGAAAGAGCGTTAAATCACCCATTTCCAGGAGTCAAACTGATGGCCCTGAATGAGATCCAGCGCAATGTAGAAAACGAGGACGTTCTGGTCGACCTGTGCAAGAGAGAGTCGCTCTTGATCAATATTATTGGCTGTTTGGGGGACAACGATCTGGGGGTGGCAAAACAAGCGTCTGAGGTTATCAAAATCGTGGGACTGTCAAGTGTTGGAATTAAACAGTTGATCAGTGCCGACATTTTAAAAGCGCTGCACGAGATCATGGAAGTCAATGAGATTGTCAGATTTAGAGTGTACGAA tTATTAATTGAAATTAGTGTACAGTCAGAATCTAATTTTAATCTTCTAAAATCGACAGGACTGCTACCCCAGATTTTAAATGAGTTAGATAACATTGATGTTTTGCTCAGATTGAATGTCTTGGAGTTGTTATCACAGTTAGGTTTAACTAAACATGGCTACAACTACTTGGAATTAAATGATACTTTAAAGAAATTAGCTGGAATGCTTGAAGGGGATGATATTTTAACAATCCAATTGTGTGAACCTg gtgtattgaaattttttggtaACATGGCGCACTGGAAACCCATGGAAATGCTAGCGAAATACCCAAATCTGTTCCAGAGAATATTCAATAATTTAGACAGTGGAGACTTTACAATTATTGGAGTATCGGTGGAGACTCTTGGCCACATAGGTCTCTCCAATGATGGTAAAATCACCCTAGATTCGACCGGTTGCTCTATAGAAAACGCAATTAAAAGCGTTTCTAAATCGCTGCCCTCAGTACCAAGCGAGACCAAAGTTAGAAGTCTAAACTGTTTGGAAAATTTGCTTCAAATCGAGGAACCGAACAACCAAATAATGGCAATCACTAAAAAGTGGTACAGCCTCATCGACGACAATCCAACGGATTTTATTTGGAATTATGCGAAAAATCCATTTTCTGAATTGAGACTTGGCGGTTTCGGCGTTTTAAAGGCGATTGCTGGACAGGTGTGGGGACAAGAAGCTATCAGAGATACTCCTG GAATGCTGGAATTTCTGCTCGACAGAAACGTAGAAACCATGAAAGAATGTAAGGAGGCTAAGTACGgtattgtggaattgttggccAACAGTGAAGTTTTTGATCACGTGGCTACCAAGAAATTGGACAAATTCATTAAGGAGGGACCTTTTTATGTCCAAGCAGTGATGGAAGTTGCAATTGAAGGAAATGattaa